The window GCAAGGCAACACCTGGGGTTACGGGATAAAAATTACCCCCCGAGAAGCGATCGAGGGGGTAAAAAGGACCGAGCTTTACAGGGTACTCGAAGCAGGCCCCGGGCCGTAGGATCCCACGCCATCGGCGCTGCCACCCTCAACGGGCGACCTGCGGTAGCTCCCGCGCATGCCTGCAAAATCAGTTTATACACTTTTTACATAATAGTCAAGTTTCAGGGCGGATGGTTATAACCGCACGCTGAAATGTAGGGCGGGGATTCCCATCCCCGCCGCATTAATCCCCGACCCTCACCCTAGCCCGTAAGCGCGCTTCCCCCCAGAGGGGGGAGGGGAAATGCGGCCACCCTCAACCTGACCCGCGCCTCGCGGATTGCGATGACGTAGGGGCGGACCTTCAGGTCCGCCCGCGGGCGACCGTGGACGGTCGCCCCTACGGGGATTCGCCGGGTATAGACGTAGGGGCGGGTGTCCACACCCGCCCGCCCCCCACCTCGGCGCTAATGCCTCCGCTCGATGACCACGGTCACCACGCGCCGCGGCGTGGCGTCCAGCACCCGCAGGGCGTAAGCTCCCTGTACGACCTCCTCCCCGGCCCGGGGGATGCGCTCGAGCCGATCAATCAGAAAGCCGCCCAGGGTGGCGTAGTCTCCCTCGGGGAGATCCACCTCGTAGCGCTCGGCCAGCTCGGCCAGCGGCAGGTCGGCGGGCAGGGCGACCGACTCGCCGCGGTCCAGGGAGCCCGGCGCGGCCAGCCCCTCCTGCGTCGCCTCGGTTATCGTCCCCACCACGTCGTCCAGGGTCACCACCCCCAGCGTGCTGCCGTACTCGTCCACCACCACGGCCAGGTTCACCTGCCGCCGGCGGAAGGTCTCCAGCATCCCGCGCAGGTTCTTGCTCTCGGGCACGAAGAGCGGCTCGGTCATGATGCGGTCCAGGGTGGCCTGGAGCGGGGCGCGCACCAGCTCGATCACCGGCACCACCCCCACGATGGCGTCCATCCGGTCCCGATAGACGACGATGAAGGCGGAGTCCGAGTCCACGGCGGCGGCGAAGGCCTCGGGGACGGCGGCCTCCGTGGAAAGGGCCTGGACCTCGCGCAGGGGCGTCATCACCTCGCGCACCTCGCGGGAGGAGAAGGTGAAGGCCGACCCGACCATGCGCGCCGTCCGGTCGTCAATGGCCTCCCCCCGCGCACCCTGGTGCATCATCACCCGCAGCTCCTCGCGCGTCAGCCGCTGCTGGGTCCCCGGCTTTATCCCCTGCAGGCGCAACAGCAGGCGCGAGAGCCC is drawn from bacterium and contains these coding sequences:
- a CDS encoding hemolysin family protein encodes the protein MILLALLLLLAVLLVAFFAGMETACISANRVRLTTAARAGDGRARVALRLLAIPDRLITTCLVGTNIGVVGASFIATALMVELLPADARGWAVLLTSLALTPVLMIAGDLLPKAVGRAFAEELTLAAAYPLSVLDWVLTPISVVALGLSRLLLRLQGIKPGTQQRLTREELRVMMHQGARGEAIDDRTARMVGSAFTFSSREVREVMTPLREVQALSTEAAVPEAFAAAVDSDSAFIVVYRDRMDAIVGVVPVIELVRAPLQATLDRIMTEPLFVPESKNLRGMLETFRRRQVNLAVVVDEYGSTLGVVTLDDVVGTITEATQEGLAAPGSLDRGESVALPADLPLAELAERYEVDLPEGDYATLGGFLIDRLERIPRAGEEVVQGAYALRVLDATPRRVVTVVIERRH